Proteins from a single region of Lates calcarifer isolate ASB-BC8 linkage group LG19, TLL_Latcal_v3, whole genome shotgun sequence:
- the cfap99 gene encoding LOW QUALITY PROTEIN: cilia- and flagella-associated protein 99 (The sequence of the model RefSeq protein was modified relative to this genomic sequence to represent the inferred CDS: deleted 4 bases in 4 codons), which yields YLATFLLDDLGFRIFRNIVKSLDIKKMHTFLNFFFTNITTWIQQEWNHIYDAVYVEKHWVGPLLRWRPEIDILMDQLAIKISHGTQPRKLPIKTTKPQEFPLTKPKPRPLPMPELIPQQEKCKPVPNSTYRAPKEMQIIEEIKQKNHQKTEELLYEANMKQFRCVNPQKSEHTKRVMSQIKEDADSKLKFNSFHSSGPPSSNKKKCWPIKLNSAAILRQGALYDRQVDEELQRMERLMEGAREPSSFLQWQKEMREKDLQEELAKIERRRLEGRISYEEAAMARTRIMERNQKTAQLKKEETAQLMRRYAEKRLQEEKEMRDLVQQVAEGHKNSKTAKEKLQKFKQSIAKEVSEQSRELLHQALEEAQAELSRKFEIICEIRAIESLPHVRARNFDDTETAGHELLGEMSLAELKERLALLKEAQQTEQQEKREHILEVRQNKKQLLLEQMDTIDLHRRALAQAAVVRREERKARPDCRQTVTQDETLLALQRKLEEKQRERQRLRQTESIKAKTSEQVAVHTVRNTETHNKKSWEQLELSLEHHIQKEAPYVVSQRETLKT from the exons taCCTCGCCACATTTCTCCTTGATGAC TTGGGCTTCAGAATTTTCAGAAACATTGTCAAATCTCTGGACATCAAGAAGATGCACACA tTCCTGAATTTCTTCTTCACAAACATCACCACATGGATACAACAAGAGTGGAATCATATCTATGATGCAGTCTATGTGGAGAAACACTGGGTTGGCCCTCTGCtgag GTGGCGTCCTGAGATCGATATTCTCATGGACCAGCTTGCTATCAAAATATCTCATGGGACTCAG CCAAGAAAGCTTCCGATCAAAACCACCAAGCCCCAGGAGTTCCCTCTCACCAAACCTAAACCTCGACCTCTGCCTATGCCTGAGCTCATCCCACAGCAGGAGAAATGCAAACCA gtaCCAAACAGCACATACAGGGCTCCGAAGGAGATGCAGATAATAGAGgagataaaacaaaagaacCATCAAAAGACTGAG GAACTGCTGTATGAGGCAAATATGAAACAGTTCAGATGTGTAAATCCACAGAAGTCTGAACACACCAAG CGAGTGATGTCCCAGATTAAGGAAGATGCTGATTCAAAGCTcaaattcaattcatttcattCCTCTGGACCTCCTTCCAGTAATAAG AAAAAATGCTGGCCCATCAAGCTCAACAGTGCAGCTATCCTGCGGCAGGGGGCACTATATGACCGTCAGGTGgatgaggagctgcagag AATGGAGCGTTTGATGGAAGGGGCCCGTGAGCCCTCCTCTTTCCTACAATGGCAGAAGGAGATGCGTGAGAAGGACCTTCAGGAGGAGTTGGCCAAGATCGAGCGCAGGCGCCTGGAGGGACGCATCAGTTACGAGGAGGCAGCCATGGCCCGCACACGCATAATGGAACGCAACCAGAAGACCGCTCAGCTGAAGAAGGAAGAG ACAGCTCAGCTGATGAGGAGATATGCTGAGAAAaggctgcaggaggaaaaagagatgagAGATTTGGTGCAACAAGTGGCAGAAGgacacaaaaactcaaaaacagccaaagagAAGTTACAGAAATTCAAGCAAAGTATAG CGAAAGAAGTCTCAGAGCAAAGTCGAGAGCTCCTCCATCAAGCACTGGAGGAAGCGCAGGCAGAGCTAAGCAGGAAATTTGAAATCATC TGTGAAATCCGCGCCATCGAGTCTCTTCCTCATGTTAGAGCGAGGAATTTTGACGACACAGAG ACCGCAGGCCACGAGCTGCTGGGAGAGATGTCCCTGGCAGAGCTGAAGGAGCGGCTGGCCCTCCTGAAGGAGGCCcagcaaacagagcagcaggagaaacGGGAGCACATCCTGGAGGTGAGGCAGAACAAGAAGCAACTGCTGCTGGAGCAGATGGACACCATCGACCTCCACAGGAGAGCACTGGCACAGGCTGCTGTCGTCAG gagagaggagagaaaagccAGGCCGGATTGTCGGCAGACGGTGACACAAGATGAGACACTTCTGGCTCTGCAGAGGAAGCTTGAGGAG AAACAGCGAGAGCGCCAAAGACTGAGGCAAACTGAGAGCATCAAGGCCAAAACCTCTGAACAAGTAGCAGTTCACACTGttagaaacacagagacacacaacaaa AAAAGCTGGGAGCAGCTGGAGCTGAGCTTAGAGCATCATATCCAGAAGGAAGCTCCTTATGTTGTTTCTCAGAGGGAAACACTCAAGACATAA